One region of Fimbriiglobus ruber genomic DNA includes:
- a CDS encoding PSD1 and planctomycete cytochrome C domain-containing protein has translation MIRPSALLILAVFLVAPVARAAEPVPPDHAAKMAASQQLFKEKVRPFLEKNCLECHGATGGKIKGGFNIATRDLLLKGGERGVSVIPGKGRQSPLVKFVAREDEPHMPPKKPMPPEAIELLAQWIDSGAAYDKALVEGAAVGAKKPLVVTEKDKQYWAYRPLQTIAPPTVKAAEWARTPIDTFLLAKMEATGVVPAADADKRTLIRRVTFDLTGLPPTPQDVEAFVSDPSPTAYEKVVDRLLASPRFGERWARHWLDPARYAESHGFEHDYFRPHAYHYRDFVIKALNADMPYDQFVRWQIAGDELAPGDALALAATGFLGAGVYPTQITNSEAERIRYDAMDDMLATTGYAVLALTVACARCHDHKYDPIPTRDYYRMLAAFTTTVRSEVDVDLGTPAEKQAAKEFEAKLKPVTDELKTFEEKELVGRFAAWVAEQVKKGEKLPKVTDAKVAKPLQTVWEGKQPVDKLPKPERDALLKWYAPQDAEWKARDAKVKAVEKTRPKSTVVKIQACTEGLKPMRHHTADGSIPDFYPETYVLKRGDAGQKDGVATQGFLQLLSRAPDGEVHWITAKPSGAHSSFRRTGMAKWLTDTDTGAGALAARVIVNRLWHHHFGRGIVSTVNDFGLQGDPPTHPELLEWLANDLVRNGWSLKHMHKLIVTSRAYQLGGAATPTALKADPDNKLWSHRPKRRLEAEAIRDNLLAVGGVLDETMYGPGTLDQGMRRRSIYFTVQRSQLIPMLQVFDWPDTLTSASARSTTVVAPQALLFLNNGAVRGWAAGFATRLKPAAEKGLPAAVDAAYRIAFGRLPTLTETEAGVAFLTAKKSKGMDAALGEYALVLMSLNEFIYVD, from the coding sequence ATGATCCGACCTTCCGCGCTCCTCATCCTTGCCGTGTTCCTCGTCGCCCCCGTCGCTCGTGCGGCCGAGCCCGTTCCGCCGGACCACGCGGCGAAGATGGCGGCGAGCCAGCAATTGTTTAAAGAGAAGGTGCGCCCGTTCCTCGAAAAGAACTGCCTCGAATGCCACGGCGCGACGGGCGGGAAGATCAAGGGCGGGTTCAACATCGCGACCCGCGACCTACTCCTCAAGGGCGGCGAACGCGGCGTATCAGTCATCCCGGGCAAGGGGCGGCAGAGCCCGCTCGTGAAGTTCGTCGCCCGCGAAGACGAACCGCACATGCCGCCCAAGAAGCCGATGCCGCCGGAAGCGATCGAACTCCTCGCGCAGTGGATCGACTCGGGGGCCGCTTACGACAAAGCACTGGTCGAGGGCGCGGCCGTCGGCGCCAAGAAGCCGCTCGTCGTCACGGAAAAGGACAAACAATATTGGGCGTACCGGCCCCTCCAGACGATCGCACCGCCGACGGTGAAAGCTGCGGAATGGGCGCGCACTCCGATCGACACGTTCCTGCTCGCGAAGATGGAAGCCACGGGCGTGGTGCCGGCCGCGGATGCCGATAAGCGCACACTCATCCGCCGCGTCACCTTCGACCTGACCGGCTTGCCGCCCACACCGCAGGATGTCGAGGCGTTCGTCAGCGACCCGTCGCCGACCGCTTACGAGAAGGTGGTCGATCGGTTGTTGGCGTCGCCCCGATTCGGCGAGCGGTGGGCCCGCCACTGGCTCGACCCGGCCCGGTACGCCGAGAGCCACGGCTTTGAACATGACTACTTCCGACCCCACGCCTATCACTACCGCGACTTCGTCATCAAGGCGCTGAACGCGGACATGCCCTACGACCAGTTCGTCCGCTGGCAGATCGCCGGGGACGAACTCGCCCCGGGCGACGCACTCGCGCTGGCCGCGACCGGCTTCCTCGGCGCCGGCGTCTACCCGACCCAGATCACCAACAGCGAAGCCGAGCGCATCCGCTACGACGCGATGGACGACATGCTCGCGACGACTGGCTATGCCGTCCTCGCGCTCACCGTCGCATGCGCCCGCTGCCACGACCACAAATACGACCCCATCCCGACCCGCGACTACTATCGAATGTTGGCGGCGTTCACTACGACCGTGCGGAGCGAAGTGGATGTCGACCTGGGCACGCCCGCCGAGAAACAGGCAGCCAAGGAGTTTGAAGCGAAGCTCAAGCCGGTGACCGACGAGTTGAAGACGTTTGAGGAGAAAGAACTGGTCGGCCGCTTCGCCGCATGGGTAGCGGAGCAGGTCAAGAAAGGCGAGAAATTGCCGAAGGTCACCGACGCCAAGGTGGCAAAGCCGCTCCAGACGGTGTGGGAGGGGAAACAGCCGGTCGACAAACTCCCCAAGCCGGAGCGCGACGCCCTACTGAAGTGGTACGCCCCGCAGGACGCCGAATGGAAAGCACGGGACGCCAAGGTGAAGGCCGTTGAAAAGACGCGGCCGAAATCGACGGTGGTGAAAATCCAGGCGTGTACCGAAGGGCTCAAGCCCATGCGGCACCACACGGCCGACGGCTCGATCCCGGACTTTTACCCCGAGACTTACGTCCTCAAGCGAGGGGACGCCGGGCAGAAAGACGGCGTCGCCACGCAGGGGTTCTTGCAACTTCTGTCCCGGGCTCCGGACGGCGAGGTCCACTGGATCACGGCAAAGCCGAGCGGCGCGCACTCGTCGTTCCGCCGGACCGGGATGGCGAAGTGGCTGACCGACACGGACACCGGCGCCGGCGCCCTGGCCGCCCGTGTGATCGTGAACCGACTCTGGCACCACCACTTCGGCCGCGGGATCGTGTCCACCGTGAACGACTTCGGCCTCCAGGGCGACCCGCCCACGCACCCAGAACTACTGGAGTGGTTGGCGAACGACCTCGTGCGGAACGGCTGGTCCCTCAAGCACATGCACAAGTTGATCGTGACCAGCCGCGCGTACCAACTCGGCGGCGCGGCCACGCCGACCGCGCTGAAGGCCGACCCGGACAACAAGCTCTGGTCGCACCGCCCGAAGCGGCGACTGGAAGCCGAGGCGATCCGCGACAACCTCCTCGCCGTCGGTGGAGTCCTTGATGAGACCATGTACGGTCCTGGTACGCTCGACCAGGGGATGCGGCGGCGGAGCATTTACTTCACCGTGCAACGCAGTCAGCTCATCCCGATGCTTCAAGTCTTCGATTGGCCGGACACGCTGACTAGTGCCAGTGCCCGGTCGACGACCGTGGTGGCCCCGCAGGCGCTGCTGTTTCTGAATAACGGCGCCGTTCGCGGGTGGGCGGCCGGGTTCGCTACGAGACTCAAGCCGGCCGCCGAGAAGGGACTGCCCGCCGCGGTGGATGCGGCTTACCGCATCGCGTTCGGGCGCCTGCCGACTTTGACCGAGACCGAGGCGGGCGTCGCATTCCTGACGGCCAAGAAGAGCAAAGGCATGGATGCGGCGCTCGGGGAGTACGCGCTCGTGCTGATGAGCCTCAACGAGTTCATTTACGTGGATTAA
- a CDS encoding CRTAC1 family protein, with protein sequence MRIRWSAVACLLGASLSLSQGCGPAASPPPPSGAGGPAAADTEPAAFEEMTAASGILATYRNGEDTADHMSILESLGGGVGIIDYDGDGQPDVFFPGGGVFAGKDKKEITGNSCKLYRNAGGGRFRDVTAAAGLATLAGGKPWFYSHAVAVGDYDRDGWPDLLVTGWRAVALFRNVPVDPVDPGKGRRFEDVTAAAGLGTGITWATSAAFADFDGDGYPDLYVCQYVDWSWAKNPSCTYDGKTPDTCPPKNFDGLPHKVYRNTGRGTFVDASAEAGLKPGGPNESKGLGVVVVDVDGDGRPDVYVTNDTVDNYLYINQSVPGRIRFREEGLTAGVARDDQGRPNGSMGTDAGDPDRTGRPALWVTNYENELHALYGNESTPGRAFFTFRTSAAGIAALGQKHVGWGTGFLDYDLDGWEDLFVANGHAILRPVPGAAPRKQFPVLLHNQKGRFRIASRQVGDYGRQPHLARGLAIADLDNDGRPDVVISHVNEPAAILRGIGGVGRHWLGVDLRGRDHACVVGTRVVFEADGQRQTRFAKGGGSYGSSGDRRLLFGLGQTTSGRLTVTWPDRSEQTFDAVAADQYYRIVQGKSRPET encoded by the coding sequence ATGCGAATCCGATGGTCCGCGGTGGCGTGCCTTCTAGGCGCCTCCTTGTCGCTGTCTCAGGGCTGTGGCCCGGCGGCCTCCCCGCCGCCCCCATCCGGCGCGGGCGGCCCCGCGGCGGCGGACACCGAACCGGCCGCCTTCGAGGAAATGACCGCCGCGTCCGGAATCCTTGCCACATACCGGAACGGCGAAGACACGGCCGACCACATGTCAATCCTGGAGTCGTTGGGTGGCGGCGTGGGGATCATCGATTACGACGGCGACGGCCAACCCGACGTGTTCTTTCCCGGCGGCGGCGTGTTCGCCGGGAAAGACAAAAAGGAGATCACCGGCAACTCGTGCAAACTGTACCGGAACGCGGGCGGCGGCCGGTTCCGGGACGTGACCGCGGCCGCCGGGCTGGCGACTCTGGCCGGAGGCAAACCCTGGTTCTACAGCCACGCCGTCGCGGTCGGGGATTACGACCGCGACGGCTGGCCCGACCTGCTGGTCACCGGGTGGCGGGCGGTCGCCCTGTTCCGGAACGTCCCGGTGGACCCGGTCGATCCGGGCAAGGGGCGGCGGTTCGAGGACGTGACCGCGGCCGCCGGGTTGGGTACCGGGATCACGTGGGCGACCAGCGCGGCGTTCGCGGACTTCGACGGCGACGGCTACCCGGACCTGTACGTCTGCCAGTACGTGGACTGGTCGTGGGCGAAGAACCCGAGCTGCACGTACGACGGAAAGACGCCGGACACCTGCCCCCCGAAGAACTTCGACGGGTTGCCGCACAAGGTCTACCGAAACACCGGCCGCGGGACGTTCGTGGACGCCAGCGCGGAAGCCGGCCTGAAGCCCGGCGGGCCGAACGAGAGCAAAGGGTTGGGGGTGGTCGTCGTGGACGTGGACGGCGACGGCCGGCCGGACGTGTACGTCACCAACGACACCGTCGACAACTACCTTTACATCAACCAGTCGGTGCCCGGCCGGATCCGGTTTCGGGAAGAGGGGTTGACCGCCGGCGTCGCCCGGGACGACCAGGGCCGGCCGAACGGCAGCATGGGGACGGACGCCGGCGACCCCGACCGGACCGGCCGGCCGGCGCTCTGGGTGACCAATTACGAGAACGAGTTGCACGCGCTGTACGGGAACGAGTCGACCCCCGGCCGCGCGTTCTTCACCTTCCGCACGTCGGCCGCCGGGATCGCGGCCCTCGGACAGAAGCACGTCGGCTGGGGGACCGGGTTCCTCGACTACGATCTCGACGGCTGGGAGGATTTGTTCGTCGCGAACGGGCACGCGATCCTGCGCCCGGTGCCCGGGGCGGCACCCCGGAAGCAGTTCCCGGTGTTGTTGCACAACCAGAAGGGCCGGTTCCGCATCGCGAGCCGGCAGGTCGGTGACTACGGCCGGCAACCGCACCTGGCCCGCGGGTTGGCGATCGCGGACCTGGACAACGACGGCCGGCCGGACGTTGTCATCAGTCACGTGAACGAGCCGGCCGCCATCCTGCGAGGGATCGGGGGCGTTGGTCGGCACTGGCTCGGGGTCGACCTCCGCGGTCGAGACCACGCCTGCGTGGTCGGGACGCGGGTGGTGTTCGAGGCCGACGGACAGCGACAAACCCGGTTCGCCAAAGGCGGAGGATCTTACGGTTCCTCCGGCGACCGGCGGCTGTTATTCGGTCTGGGCCAAACGACGAGCGGCCGGTTGACCGTCACCTGGCCGGACAGAAGCGAGCAGACCTTCGACGCCGTTGCGGCCGATCAGTATTACCGTATCGTGCAAGGCAAAAGTCGGCCGGAGACGTAA
- a CDS encoding DUF1559 domain-containing protein gives MLPVDTYRRLKGFTLIELLVVIAIIAILIGLLLPAVQKVREAAARAKCTNNLKQMSLGTINCADTNSGKLPPSIGLFPGIQTGPGNSDGGLFLHILPFIEQGTLYQASSVTPEPNDRNGGQQTYSQWTAPVQGSRVQAYVCPSDVWNTSALAHSSYGINGQIFRMNYPPSTGGWANNSFAMFPASIPDGTSNTIFFAEKVASCNTGNYPDNYWPDWGPIIASSDEGDPTGPAAIWQPSPKPGLNAAGAPAGICDGGRGSSYHTAVINVAMADGSVRNVSASVDPNMWWYAFTPNGGEVLNW, from the coding sequence ATGTTACCCGTTGATACGTACCGTCGCTTGAAAGGGTTCACGCTGATCGAGCTGTTGGTGGTGATCGCCATCATCGCGATCCTCATCGGGTTGTTGCTGCCCGCCGTTCAGAAGGTCCGCGAAGCCGCGGCCCGCGCCAAGTGTACGAACAACCTCAAGCAAATGAGCCTGGGCACGATCAACTGTGCCGACACGAACAGCGGCAAGTTGCCGCCGTCGATCGGGCTCTTCCCCGGCATACAGACGGGGCCCGGCAACAGCGACGGCGGGCTCTTTCTGCACATCTTGCCTTTCATCGAACAAGGGACGCTGTACCAGGCCTCGTCTGTCACGCCAGAACCGAACGACCGCAACGGCGGACAGCAAACCTATTCTCAGTGGACCGCACCGGTACAGGGATCAAGAGTGCAGGCGTATGTATGTCCATCAGATGTATGGAACACTTCGGCCCTTGCGCACTCGAGTTATGGGATCAACGGTCAAATTTTCCGGATGAATTACCCGCCATCCACGGGCGGCTGGGCCAACAACAGTTTCGCCATGTTTCCCGCCTCGATTCCGGACGGGACTTCAAATACCATCTTTTTCGCCGAAAAGGTGGCGTCGTGTAACACCGGCAATTACCCGGACAATTACTGGCCGGACTGGGGACCGATTATCGCGTCGTCGGACGAAGGGGATCCGACGGGACCGGCGGCGATCTGGCAGCCGTCTCCAAAGCCGGGTCTGAACGCCGCTGGGGCGCCGGCGGGCATCTGCGACGGTGGTCGTGGCAGTTCTTATCACACTGCCGTCATCAACGTGGCGATGGCGGACGGTAGCGTCCGTAACGTGTCGGCAAGTGTCGACCCGAACATGTGGTGGTACGCGTTCACCCCGAACGGCGGCGAGGTTCTCAACTGGTAA
- a CDS encoding c-type cytochrome has product MFRLALLMIIPATALMLGGGTVAQEKAKAQAKKPQPKREATPAEDLAVPAGFHIELLHTSDAATEGSWINMCKDGKGRLIVGGQRSQPVLRFTITDGKVSKEEKLDLPISETMGLLYAYDSLYVVGAGPGAPYGLFRCKDTKGTDQYDEVKLLKNLNSGGEHGAHAVLLGPDKKIWVICGNHTGLPAGLSAESPHQHFAEDHVLPRQWDGNGHAAGILAPGGYVVRTDPDGKEWELLLAGFRNAYDMAFNADGELFTFDSDMEWDWGMPWYRPTRINHCTSASESGWRSGTGKWPEYYADSLPATDNIGVGSPTGVTNGIGAKFPAKYQKAIFALDWTYGRIFAVHLTPHGSSYIGTHEVFVAPKGLVGNGPKKPLNVTDAVIGDDGSLYFTTGGRNTQSGLYRVTYTGSESTAPADLHDAAGATDRKLRHEIEAFHGKKDPKAVATAWPHLGSEDRFLRYAARVAIEFQAVAEWKSKLLTETNPTAAINAALAIARVGDFAAQVEMFTALEKFPLSSLTDEQKLEKLRVLEVSFSRHGQPTGTFVNKVAAEVDGQFPSANEFVNREAVQILIYLQSPKVLAKALTLMANAKTQEDRFHYLFHLRTLPVGFWTLDQRKEYLGYWTKDAGKMAHPPQVLKWFEEAGRGYSDGASFANFKRNFLKEYVLGLSPAEKKELDPIINAIDKAANVVIEAKVRPFVKKWAMDDLVSLLPKASSGRNFEKGKQAFVDAQCAKCHRFGDFGGSVGPDLTAIASRFDKQAILESILEPSKVLSEQYQNEQFNTFSGQSVIGRVVDESADKVAVQPDPLDQKRVEIKKADIETRKASKLSPMPANLADVLTTDDILDLIAFLESGGRKQHPAFKK; this is encoded by the coding sequence GTGTTCCGACTCGCTCTGCTCATGATCATCCCGGCGACGGCCCTCATGCTGGGCGGTGGGACTGTCGCCCAGGAAAAGGCGAAGGCGCAGGCCAAGAAGCCGCAGCCCAAGCGCGAAGCCACCCCGGCCGAAGACCTCGCCGTGCCGGCCGGGTTCCACATCGAACTCTTGCACACGTCCGACGCCGCGACCGAGGGGTCGTGGATCAACATGTGTAAGGACGGCAAGGGCCGGCTCATCGTCGGCGGACAGCGTAGCCAGCCGGTCCTGCGGTTCACCATCACCGACGGGAAGGTAAGCAAGGAAGAAAAGCTCGACCTCCCGATCAGCGAGACGATGGGCCTGCTCTACGCCTACGACAGCCTGTACGTCGTCGGCGCCGGCCCCGGGGCTCCTTACGGGTTGTTCCGCTGCAAGGACACCAAGGGGACTGACCAGTACGACGAAGTGAAACTGCTGAAGAATCTGAACTCCGGCGGCGAACACGGCGCCCACGCCGTCCTTCTCGGGCCGGATAAGAAGATTTGGGTCATCTGTGGCAACCACACGGGCTTGCCGGCCGGCCTGTCCGCCGAGTCCCCGCACCAGCACTTCGCCGAAGACCACGTCCTCCCGCGCCAGTGGGACGGCAACGGCCACGCCGCCGGGATTCTCGCCCCGGGCGGGTACGTCGTCCGCACCGACCCGGACGGGAAAGAGTGGGAACTACTCCTCGCCGGCTTCCGCAACGCTTACGACATGGCGTTCAACGCGGACGGCGAACTGTTCACCTTCGACAGCGATATGGAATGGGACTGGGGGATGCCGTGGTACCGCCCGACCCGGATCAACCACTGCACCAGCGCGTCCGAGTCCGGCTGGCGGTCGGGGACCGGCAAGTGGCCGGAGTATTACGCGGACAGCCTGCCCGCGACGGACAACATCGGCGTCGGCTCGCCGACCGGAGTCACGAACGGGATCGGCGCGAAATTCCCGGCCAAGTATCAGAAAGCCATCTTCGCCCTCGACTGGACCTACGGCCGCATCTTCGCCGTCCACCTCACCCCGCACGGATCGAGCTACATCGGCACGCATGAAGTGTTCGTCGCGCCCAAAGGTCTCGTCGGCAACGGGCCGAAGAAGCCGCTGAACGTGACCGACGCCGTGATCGGCGACGACGGCTCGCTGTACTTCACCACCGGTGGCCGGAACACGCAGTCAGGCCTCTACCGCGTGACCTACACGGGCAGCGAGTCCACCGCGCCTGCCGACCTGCACGACGCGGCCGGTGCGACGGACCGCAAGCTGCGGCACGAGATCGAGGCGTTCCACGGCAAGAAAGATCCGAAGGCGGTCGCGACGGCGTGGCCGCACCTGGGGAGCGAAGACCGGTTCCTCCGGTACGCCGCCCGGGTCGCGATCGAGTTCCAAGCGGTCGCCGAATGGAAATCCAAACTGCTGACCGAGACGAACCCGACGGCCGCCATCAACGCCGCCCTGGCGATCGCCCGGGTTGGCGACTTCGCGGCCCAGGTGGAAATGTTCACGGCCCTCGAAAAGTTCCCGCTCTCTTCGCTGACCGATGAGCAAAAGCTCGAAAAGCTCCGCGTGTTGGAGGTGAGCTTCAGCCGTCACGGTCAGCCGACGGGAACTTTTGTCAACAAGGTGGCGGCGGAAGTGGACGGCCAGTTCCCGTCCGCGAACGAGTTCGTCAACCGCGAGGCCGTCCAGATCCTGATCTACCTGCAATCGCCGAAGGTGCTGGCCAAGGCCCTTACGCTGATGGCCAACGCCAAGACGCAGGAAGACCGGTTCCACTACCTCTTCCACCTCCGTACTCTCCCGGTCGGCTTCTGGACGCTCGACCAGCGGAAGGAATACCTCGGCTACTGGACCAAGGACGCGGGTAAGATGGCCCACCCGCCGCAGGTGCTGAAGTGGTTCGAGGAGGCCGGCCGCGGGTATTCGGACGGCGCGAGTTTCGCCAACTTCAAGCGGAACTTCCTTAAAGAATATGTTCTGGGCCTCTCGCCGGCCGAGAAGAAGGAACTCGACCCGATCATCAACGCCATCGATAAGGCGGCGAACGTGGTCATCGAGGCCAAGGTCCGCCCGTTCGTGAAGAAGTGGGCGATGGACGACCTCGTCTCCCTGCTGCCCAAAGCGTCCTCGGGGCGGAACTTCGAAAAGGGCAAGCAAGCGTTCGTGGACGCCCAGTGCGCGAAGTGTCACCGCTTCGGCGACTTCGGCGGGTCGGTCGGCCCGGACCTGACGGCCATCGCCAGCCGGTTCGACAAGCAGGCGATTCTGGAGTCGATCCTGGAGCCGTCGAAGGTCCTTTCGGAACAGTACCAGAACGAGCAGTTCAACACGTTTAGCGGGCAATCGGTGATCGGCCGGGTGGTCGACGAGTCGGCCGACAAGGTGGCCGTTCAACCCGACCCACTCGATCAGAAGCGGGTCGAGATCAAGAAGGCTGACATCGAGACGCGGAAGGCGTCCAAGCTCTCTCCGATGCCGGCCAACCTCGCCGACGTGCTGACGACCGACGACATCCTTGACCTGATCGCGTTCCTGGAGTCCGGAGGCCGCAAGCAGCACCCGGCATTCAAGAAGTAA
- a CDS encoding DUF1328 domain-containing protein, which yields MLRLALVFLVVALFAALFGFGLVADYSFDAARILFFVFLVLAVLSLIGGGLRGTRPIT from the coding sequence ATGTTACGCCTGGCACTCGTCTTCCTGGTCGTAGCCTTGTTCGCGGCTCTATTCGGTTTCGGTCTTGTGGCCGATTACTCTTTTGACGCCGCCAGGATTCTCTTCTTCGTGTTCCTGGTTCTCGCCGTGTTGTCTTTGATCGGTGGGGGATTGCGCGGCACACGCCCGATCACCTGA
- a CDS encoding general stress protein has protein sequence MMTHETVVGAFDNRERAREAIQGLKSAGFSDDQLGILTQDQSTRVVGERAAAADETPSSHWEEGTGIGAAAGAATGLGIGLAVAAGLVPPLGPIIAGGTLIALLASAGAGATVGSVVGGLIGLGVPEDEASYYEEEFRSGRTLVTVRTENRAEEARSILNQHGAVQRETVDTY, from the coding sequence ATGATGACTCACGAAACCGTTGTCGGTGCCTTTGACAACCGTGAGCGTGCCCGGGAAGCGATTCAGGGCCTAAAGAGCGCCGGTTTCTCGGACGACCAACTCGGGATACTCACCCAGGATCAGTCGACTCGAGTAGTCGGCGAGCGGGCAGCCGCCGCGGACGAAACGCCGAGTTCTCACTGGGAAGAAGGGACCGGGATTGGTGCCGCCGCGGGGGCGGCGACGGGACTGGGCATCGGGCTGGCCGTGGCCGCCGGCTTGGTCCCGCCGCTCGGGCCGATCATCGCCGGGGGGACGTTGATCGCACTGCTCGCCAGCGCGGGAGCCGGGGCAACGGTCGGCTCCGTGGTCGGTGGCTTGATCGGCCTGGGCGTTCCGGAAGACGAAGCCAGTTACTACGAGGAAGAGTTCCGGTCGGGCCGGACGCTCGTGACCGTCCGCACGGAAAATCGGGCGGAAGAAGCCCGGTCGATCCTGAACCAGCACGGCGCCGTGCAGCGGGAAACCGTTGACACTTACTAA
- a CDS encoding DUF1501 domain-containing protein: MLSSTFPTRRQLLARCGAGFGTLALADLLARQGLLASDDTTKSLNPLAPKKPHFPGKAKAVVWIFVNGGPSQVDTWDYKPELAKQDGKALPGMDKNTGFFINDVGPLMKSPFEFKQYGQSGKWVSSIFPNLSKHVDKMAFIHSLWTESNNHSPALFMMNTGLPRMGNPSVGSWVTYGLGSENENLPGFVVMSDPKGRGLPKGHTLNWTSGFLPGAFQGTWLKPSGDPIDNLKRPAGVTSQDQEADLALMTTLNRARIDQSAPDRELEARIKSFELAYRMQAAAPEAMDVARETKETQDLYGIGRPECDHFAKQCLTARRLVERGVRFVQIYSGGMDNQLSWDGHIDIKGNHSQFAGEVDRPVAALLTDLQNKGLLDSTLVIWAGEFGRLPVSQKGNKPGRDHNPHANTAWIAGGGAKGGVSYGATDDVGYKAAVDRADTHDFHATLLHLLGFDHEKLTYMHNGRRYRLTDVHGKVIKAVVA, from the coding sequence ATGCTTTCTTCCACCTTCCCCACACGCCGGCAACTCCTCGCCCGTTGCGGGGCCGGGTTCGGCACGCTCGCGCTCGCCGACCTACTCGCCCGGCAAGGGTTGCTCGCGTCGGACGACACGACCAAGTCACTGAACCCGCTCGCGCCAAAGAAGCCGCACTTCCCGGGCAAGGCAAAGGCCGTCGTCTGGATCTTCGTCAACGGCGGGCCGAGCCAGGTGGATACGTGGGACTACAAGCCGGAACTCGCCAAACAGGACGGCAAGGCGCTGCCCGGGATGGACAAAAACACCGGCTTCTTCATCAACGACGTCGGCCCGCTGATGAAGTCGCCGTTCGAGTTCAAGCAGTACGGCCAGAGCGGGAAGTGGGTGTCGAGCATCTTCCCGAACCTGTCGAAGCACGTCGACAAGATGGCGTTCATCCACTCACTCTGGACCGAATCGAACAACCACAGCCCGGCCCTGTTCATGATGAACACCGGCCTGCCGCGGATGGGCAACCCGTCGGTCGGCTCCTGGGTGACTTACGGGCTCGGGAGCGAGAACGAAAACCTGCCCGGGTTCGTCGTCATGTCCGACCCCAAGGGGCGCGGACTGCCCAAGGGCCACACCCTGAACTGGACGAGCGGCTTCCTCCCCGGCGCGTTCCAGGGTACCTGGCTCAAACCGTCCGGTGACCCGATCGACAACCTCAAGCGGCCCGCCGGCGTCACCTCCCAGGACCAGGAGGCGGACCTGGCCCTCATGACCACGCTCAACCGGGCGAGGATCGACCAGTCCGCCCCGGACCGCGAGTTGGAAGCCCGCATCAAGAGCTTCGAGCTGGCTTACCGCATGCAGGCCGCTGCCCCCGAGGCGATGGACGTGGCCCGCGAAACCAAGGAGACGCAGGACCTTTACGGCATCGGCCGGCCCGAATGTGACCACTTCGCCAAACAGTGTCTGACCGCCCGCCGGTTGGTCGAGCGGGGCGTCCGGTTCGTGCAGATTTACTCCGGCGGGATGGACAACCAACTCAGCTGGGACGGCCACATCGACATCAAGGGGAACCACTCCCAGTTCGCCGGCGAAGTCGACCGTCCGGTCGCCGCGCTGCTCACCGACCTGCAAAACAAGGGCTTACTCGACTCGACGCTGGTGATCTGGGCCGGCGAGTTCGGCCGCCTTCCGGTTTCCCAGAAAGGCAACAAGCCGGGCCGCGACCACAACCCGCACGCGAACACCGCCTGGATCGCCGGTGGCGGGGCCAAAGGCGGCGTCTCTTACGGCGCGACCGACGACGTGGGGTACAAGGCCGCCGTCGATCGCGCCGACACCCACGACTTCCACGCCACCCTGTTACATCTGCTCGGCTTCGACCACGAAAAGCTGACGTACATGCACAACGGCCGGCGGTACCGGCTGACCGATGTCCACGGGAAGGTGATCAAAGCCGTGGTGGCGTGA